The following proteins are co-located in the Cryptosporangium phraense genome:
- a CDS encoding pseudouridine synthase, producing the protein MWEEEEGDPNWAAKLDEPKEGERLQKVLAAAGIGSRRACEDLIEQGRVSVDGKVVTVQGKRVDPLTAVIHVDGQRVIVDDRMVYMAFNKPTGVLSTMSDDKGRLNIGDYVQDREVRVFHVGRLDAESEGLLLLTNDGALAHRLTHPSYGVLKTYLAEVPGPMHSDVKKRLLEGVELEDGPVKVDDFRVVDNLPGRLLVEVTIHEGRKHVVRRLLEEVGHPVSRLVRTAIGPIQLANIKPGKARHLSQAEIGQLHSQVGL; encoded by the coding sequence GTGTGGGAAGAAGAAGAGGGCGACCCGAACTGGGCCGCCAAGCTCGACGAGCCCAAGGAAGGCGAGCGCCTGCAGAAGGTGCTGGCGGCCGCGGGCATCGGGTCCCGCCGGGCCTGCGAGGACCTGATCGAGCAGGGGCGGGTCAGCGTCGACGGCAAGGTCGTCACCGTGCAGGGCAAGCGGGTCGACCCGCTGACCGCGGTGATCCACGTCGACGGCCAGCGGGTCATCGTCGACGACCGCATGGTCTACATGGCGTTCAACAAGCCGACCGGCGTGCTCTCGACGATGAGCGACGACAAGGGCCGGCTGAACATCGGCGACTACGTGCAGGACCGCGAGGTGCGCGTGTTCCACGTCGGGCGCCTGGACGCCGAGTCCGAGGGCCTGCTGCTGCTCACGAACGACGGTGCGCTCGCCCACCGGCTCACCCACCCGTCGTACGGCGTGCTGAAGACGTACCTGGCCGAGGTGCCCGGCCCGATGCACAGCGACGTGAAGAAGCGCCTGCTGGAGGGCGTCGAGCTCGAGGACGGGCCGGTCAAGGTCGACGACTTCCGGGTCGTCGACAACCTGCCGGGCCGGCTGCTCGTCGAGGTCACGATCCACGAGGGGCGCAAGCACGTCGTCCGGCGGCTGCTGGAGGAGGTCGGGCACCCGGTGAGCCGGCTGGTCCGGACCGCGATCGGGCCGATCCAGCTGGCCAACATCAAGCCGGGCAAGGCCCGGCACCTCAGCCAGGCCGAAATCGGCCAGCTGCACTCGCAGGTCGGGCTCTAG
- the aroH gene encoding chorismate mutase, with the protein MAVRALRGAIQIDENSRDAILEGTTELINAVMDRNTITTDDLISVIFTATPDLDAEFPAYAARQLGFTDVPLLCTTEIGVPGAMPRVLRLMAHAEIDRPRSELHHCYLRGAAALRRDLPQ; encoded by the coding sequence GTGGCGGTCAGGGCCCTGCGGGGGGCGATCCAGATCGACGAGAACTCGCGGGACGCGATCCTGGAGGGCACGACCGAGCTGATCAACGCGGTCATGGACCGCAACACGATCACGACCGACGACCTCATCAGCGTCATCTTCACCGCGACGCCCGACCTCGACGCCGAGTTCCCGGCCTACGCCGCGCGGCAGCTCGGGTTCACCGACGTCCCGCTGCTGTGCACGACCGAGATCGGGGTGCCCGGGGCGATGCCGCGGGTGCTGCGGTTGATGGCCCACGCCGAGATCGACCGGCCCCGGTCGGAGCTGCACCACTGCTACCTGCGGGGCGCCGCCGCGTTGCGGAGGGACCTGCCTCAGTGA
- a CDS encoding TVP38/TMEM64 family protein encodes MTSPAIRAVTLGVLLLVLVGFLLTYGVPEPSALRSFVADAGPWTPIGVAAVAVVTSVAMAPRGVPALLAGLLLPPVVAVGAALCGIVVGASVAFLLGRWLGRPYLSGRTAAAGPDARLARLQAWLDRDGTRAVVYARILPVFPFGLLNYLFGATTVRMVPFVFGTAAAIVPSTTAYVLVGASASDPGSPAFFFSVGLVALVGALGLAHAWWARRRARATPEAQLALTAAE; translated from the coding sequence GTGACCTCCCCGGCCATCCGGGCGGTGACGCTCGGCGTTCTGCTGCTGGTTCTCGTGGGGTTCCTGCTCACCTACGGTGTGCCTGAGCCGTCCGCGTTGCGGTCCTTCGTGGCCGACGCCGGGCCGTGGACGCCGATCGGGGTGGCCGCGGTGGCGGTGGTCACGTCGGTGGCGATGGCGCCCCGCGGGGTGCCCGCGCTGCTGGCCGGGTTGCTGTTGCCGCCGGTGGTCGCGGTGGGGGCGGCGCTGTGCGGGATCGTGGTCGGGGCGTCGGTGGCGTTCCTGCTCGGGCGGTGGCTCGGGCGGCCGTATCTGTCCGGGCGGACGGCGGCGGCCGGGCCGGACGCGCGGCTGGCCCGCTTGCAGGCGTGGCTCGATCGGGACGGGACCCGGGCCGTGGTGTACGCGCGGATCCTGCCGGTGTTTCCGTTCGGGTTGCTGAACTATCTGTTCGGGGCGACGACCGTGCGGATGGTGCCGTTCGTGTTCGGGACGGCGGCGGCGATCGTGCCCAGTACGACGGCGTACGTGCTGGTGGGGGCGTCGGCGTCGGATCCCGGGTCGCCGGCGTTCTTCTTCTCGGTGGGGTTGGTGGCGTTGGTCGGGGCGCTGGGGCTGGCGCACGCGTGGTGGGCGCGCCGCCGCGCGCGAGCGACGCCCGAGGCGCAGCTCGCGCTCACCGCCGCCGAGTAG
- a CDS encoding class I SAM-dependent methyltransferase, protein MLVNRVFAAIYDPFLALGERRSMGQQRAGLLAAAKGDVLEIGAGTGLNLRHYPDTVNALTVSEPDAAMRAVLQRRVAGIATPFAVTVSPAPAEALPFPDGVFDVVVSTLVLCTAGDPAASLDEVRRVLRPGGRLLLIEHVRGADGSRLARRQRRLARPWRAFAGGCRCDQDTVRFLSDAGFSVASLRTESWAGMPAIVSPLVVGSIGDDVWAC, encoded by the coding sequence ATGTTGGTCAATCGGGTGTTTGCGGCGATCTACGATCCGTTCCTCGCGCTGGGCGAGCGGCGGAGCATGGGGCAGCAGCGGGCCGGGCTGCTCGCCGCGGCCAAGGGCGACGTCCTGGAGATCGGGGCGGGCACCGGCCTCAATCTGCGCCACTACCCGGACACCGTGAACGCGCTGACGGTATCCGAGCCGGACGCCGCGATGCGAGCCGTGCTCCAGCGCCGCGTCGCCGGGATCGCGACGCCGTTCGCGGTGACCGTGTCGCCCGCACCGGCCGAAGCGCTGCCCTTTCCCGACGGCGTGTTCGACGTCGTCGTGTCGACGCTGGTGCTGTGCACGGCGGGCGACCCGGCCGCGTCCCTGGACGAGGTCCGGCGGGTGCTGCGGCCGGGCGGCCGGCTGTTGCTGATCGAGCACGTGCGGGGCGCGGACGGGTCGAGGCTGGCCCGCCGTCAGCGGCGGCTCGCCCGGCCGTGGCGGGCGTTCGCCGGCGGCTGCCGGTGCGATCAGGACACGGTCCGGTTCCTGTCCGACGCCGGGTTCAGCGTCGCCTCCCTGCGGACGGAGTCGTGGGCCGGGATGCCGGCGATCGTGTCGCCGCTGGTGGTCGGGTCGATCGGCGACGACGTATGGGCGTGTTAG
- a CDS encoding alpha/beta fold hydrolase yields MTDQRIGFVAVPGGRIAYAEVGSGPPLVLPTPWISHLELDWESPEYRTFLGALARTHRVVRYDRLGCGLSDRPELVGAVAPSVAHDTAVLSALIDGLGLETTALFGFSIGAGAALGYAAAHPGRVSRLAVFGGYAEGARTAPDALREAILATIRAHWGAGSRVLADVWMPGEPASVREDFVRLQRSAADAETAAAVLAAVYDVDIRGVLGSIEAPTLVLHRRDDRAIPFALGREVAAGIAGARLVPLDGNVHPPWLGDPAPVLDALLPFLGADAPPEAAVETGVLTEREREVLRLVARGFNDAEIASELVLSAHTVHRHVANIRRKLDQPSRAAAAATGIRLGLI; encoded by the coding sequence GTGACCGACCAACGGATCGGGTTCGTCGCCGTCCCCGGCGGTCGGATCGCGTACGCCGAGGTCGGCAGCGGGCCGCCGCTCGTCCTGCCGACGCCGTGGATCAGCCATCTCGAGCTCGACTGGGAGTCGCCGGAGTACCGGACGTTCCTGGGCGCGCTGGCCCGCACGCACCGGGTGGTCCGGTACGACCGGCTCGGGTGCGGGCTGTCCGATCGTCCGGAGCTGGTCGGGGCGGTGGCGCCGAGCGTCGCGCACGACACCGCGGTGTTGTCGGCGTTGATCGACGGGCTCGGGCTCGAGACGACCGCGCTGTTCGGGTTCTCGATCGGCGCCGGTGCGGCGCTCGGCTACGCGGCCGCGCATCCCGGCCGGGTGAGCCGGCTGGCCGTGTTCGGCGGATACGCCGAGGGCGCCCGCACCGCGCCGGACGCACTGCGGGAGGCGATCCTGGCGACGATCCGGGCGCACTGGGGCGCGGGGTCGCGGGTGCTGGCCGACGTCTGGATGCCGGGTGAGCCCGCGTCGGTGCGGGAGGACTTCGTCCGGCTGCAGCGGTCGGCGGCCGACGCCGAGACAGCGGCGGCGGTGCTGGCGGCCGTGTACGACGTCGACATTCGCGGGGTGCTGGGGTCGATCGAGGCGCCGACGCTGGTGCTGCACCGGCGGGACGACCGGGCGATCCCGTTCGCACTGGGCCGCGAGGTGGCGGCCGGGATCGCGGGGGCGCGCCTGGTGCCGCTGGACGGCAACGTCCACCCGCCCTGGCTGGGGGATCCGGCTCCGGTCCTGGACGCGCTGCTCCCGTTCCTGGGCGCCGATGCTCCGCCCGAGGCCGCCGTCGAGACCGGGGTGCTCACCGAGCGGGAGCGGGAGGTTCTGCGGCTGGTGGCGCGCGGCTTCAACGACGCCGAGATCGCCTCCGAGCTCGTGCTGAGCGCGCACACCGTGCATCGGCACGTCGCGAACATCCGGCGCAAGCTCGACCAGCCGTCCCGGGCCGCGGCCGCCGCCACCGGCATCCGCCTAGGCCTGATCTAG
- a CDS encoding NUDIX domain-containing protein — protein sequence MAARRSAGLLVYRVSGDRPEVLLGHMGGPFWARKDEAAWSVPKGEYDESETAEAAARREFTEELGLPAPDGALLPLGDVKQSGGKTVTVWAIEGDLSPDDVVPGTFTTEWPPRSGRMQEFPELDRVEWFDLDTAREKLIKGQRAFLDRLAEALE from the coding sequence ATGGCGGCGAGGCGTAGTGCGGGTTTGTTGGTCTACCGGGTCTCCGGGGATCGGCCGGAGGTGCTGCTCGGGCACATGGGCGGCCCGTTCTGGGCCCGCAAGGACGAGGCCGCCTGGTCGGTGCCGAAGGGCGAGTACGACGAGTCCGAGACGGCCGAGGCCGCGGCCCGGCGCGAGTTCACCGAGGAGCTCGGGCTGCCGGCCCCGGACGGCGCGCTGCTGCCGCTCGGCGACGTGAAGCAGTCCGGCGGCAAGACCGTGACGGTCTGGGCGATCGAGGGTGACCTCTCCCCCGACGACGTCGTGCCGGGCACGTTCACGACCGAGTGGCCACCGCGCTCCGGGCGGATGCAGGAGTTCCCGGAGCTCGACCGGGTCGAGTGGTTCGATCTGGACACCGCCCGGGAGAAACTGATCAAGGGCCAGCGGGCGTTCCTCGACCGGCTCGCGGAGGCGCTGGAGTGA
- a CDS encoding LacI family DNA-binding transcriptional regulator: protein MYVSLKDVAERAGVSFQTASKVLNGNSAVVSAATRQRILDAARELGYVPNALARGLVRRDSLTVGILADDFSDVALSRFVVAAQQAIERQGHAALVTTTGQSSQAPLRTLQEHRVSGVLVIAPSLEEDDGIGEYLRGPLPAVTLNHIPGGGVPAVGSDHRQTGVLAAEHLLALGHRTVGTVTGPTGRRVVVSRLDGFRTTLAAAGVELPAHRIHPSGWEASDAAAATHHLLDADPGVTAIFVHNDNMAFGVLSALRARGVGVPDQLSVVGCDDAPLAEFAAPPLTTVRVPFEETGARAAELLLTRIRGEPIERKNLLPVELVVRESTAPPA, encoded by the coding sequence GTGTACGTCTCACTCAAAGACGTCGCCGAGCGCGCCGGGGTCAGCTTCCAGACCGCCAGCAAGGTGCTCAACGGCAACTCCGCGGTCGTCTCCGCGGCCACCCGTCAGCGGATCCTCGACGCCGCCCGCGAACTCGGCTACGTCCCGAACGCGCTGGCCCGCGGCCTCGTCCGCCGCGACTCGCTCACCGTCGGCATCCTGGCCGACGACTTCTCCGACGTCGCGCTCTCCCGGTTCGTCGTCGCGGCCCAGCAGGCGATCGAACGGCAGGGCCACGCCGCGCTGGTGACCACGACCGGCCAGTCGAGCCAGGCCCCGCTGCGCACCCTGCAGGAGCACCGCGTCAGCGGCGTCCTCGTCATCGCCCCGAGCCTCGAGGAGGACGACGGCATCGGCGAGTACCTCCGCGGGCCGCTGCCGGCCGTGACGCTCAACCACATCCCGGGCGGCGGCGTCCCCGCCGTCGGATCCGACCACCGGCAGACCGGCGTGCTCGCCGCCGAACACCTGCTGGCCCTCGGCCATCGGACGGTCGGCACGGTCACCGGTCCGACCGGCCGGCGGGTCGTCGTCAGCCGCCTCGACGGCTTCCGGACGACGCTCGCCGCCGCCGGCGTCGAGCTTCCCGCCCACCGGATCCACCCGTCCGGCTGGGAGGCCAGCGATGCCGCCGCGGCCACCCATCACCTGCTGGACGCCGATCCCGGCGTCACCGCGATCTTCGTGCACAACGACAACATGGCGTTCGGGGTGCTGTCCGCGCTCCGGGCCCGCGGGGTCGGCGTGCCCGACCAGCTCTCGGTCGTCGGCTGTGACGACGCCCCGCTGGCCGAGTTCGCGGCCCCTCCGCTGACGACGGTCCGGGTGCCGTTCGAGGAGACCGGCGCTCGCGCCGCCGAGCTGCTCCTGACCCGGATCCGCGGCGAACCCATCGAGCGCAAGAACCTGCTCCCGGTCGAACTCGTCGTCCGCGAATCCACTGCCCCACCTGCCTGA
- a CDS encoding extracellular solute-binding protein translates to MTSPPRFSRRTLLGGAAGIGALAALSGCGSVLDGLSTAGESADTLQYWDLFGGGDGVRMQSMLDTYRKQNPGITLKGTTFNWGNPYYTKLSLATVGNKPPDVAVAHLTRAKSMVEGDLLQELTPDALERAGLSADKFNSKVWQAGLVDGKSYVIPLDTHPFVMFYNTEICKKAGLLGADGLLTPFKGEAAFLDAMKKAKAASGGYAGAIALGSEVVTAWRAFQSLYSQLGGQVLADNGTKVVLDDEKALRTLTFLRSLTKSGLFPEATDYQGSIADFAAGRTAFLFQGEWEITTFQTAKTPFSMTLFPHVFDEGPYAVQADSHTLVVPKSPKLTPARLDRALAFVRNLLDQSKTWAEGGHVPAWLPYRDSAEYKALQPQAQYAAAADSAAYDPAGWYSGSGSNFETVTGSAVGATMAGLTEPRQALDDMRTKLDNLAATASPI, encoded by the coding sequence ATGACCTCTCCGCCACGTTTCTCCCGACGAACGTTGTTAGGTGGCGCCGCCGGTATCGGAGCTCTGGCCGCGCTCAGCGGCTGCGGCTCGGTACTCGACGGGCTGTCGACCGCCGGCGAATCCGCCGACACGCTCCAGTACTGGGACCTGTTCGGCGGCGGGGACGGCGTCCGCATGCAGTCGATGCTGGACACCTACCGGAAGCAGAACCCCGGCATCACGCTGAAGGGGACCACGTTCAACTGGGGAAACCCGTACTACACGAAGCTGTCGCTGGCGACGGTCGGGAACAAGCCGCCGGACGTGGCCGTCGCCCACCTGACCCGGGCCAAGTCGATGGTCGAGGGTGACCTGCTGCAGGAGCTGACGCCGGACGCGCTGGAGCGGGCCGGCCTGTCGGCCGACAAGTTCAACAGCAAGGTCTGGCAGGCCGGTCTGGTCGACGGCAAGTCGTACGTGATCCCCCTCGACACGCACCCGTTCGTGATGTTCTACAACACCGAGATCTGCAAGAAGGCCGGCCTGCTCGGCGCGGACGGCCTGCTCACGCCGTTCAAGGGCGAAGCCGCGTTCCTGGACGCGATGAAGAAGGCCAAGGCCGCGAGCGGCGGGTACGCGGGCGCGATCGCGCTCGGCTCCGAGGTCGTCACCGCCTGGCGCGCGTTCCAGTCGCTCTACTCCCAGCTCGGCGGGCAGGTCCTGGCCGACAACGGCACGAAGGTCGTCCTCGACGACGAGAAGGCGTTACGGACGCTGACGTTCCTGCGGTCGCTCACCAAGAGCGGCCTGTTCCCGGAGGCGACCGACTACCAGGGCTCGATCGCCGACTTCGCGGCCGGCCGGACCGCGTTCCTCTTCCAGGGCGAATGGGAGATCACGACGTTCCAGACGGCCAAGACGCCGTTCTCGATGACGCTGTTCCCGCACGTGTTCGATGAAGGCCCGTACGCGGTGCAGGCCGACTCGCACACGCTCGTCGTCCCCAAGAGCCCCAAGCTGACGCCGGCCCGGCTCGACCGGGCGCTGGCGTTCGTCCGCAACCTGCTCGACCAGAGCAAGACCTGGGCCGAGGGAGGCCACGTCCCGGCCTGGCTGCCGTACCGCGACAGCGCCGAGTACAAGGCCCTGCAGCCGCAGGCCCAGTACGCGGCGGCGGCCGACAGCGCGGCCTACGACCCGGCGGGCTGGTACTCCGGTTCCGGGTCGAACTTCGAGACCGTCACCGGCTCCGCGGTCGGCGCCACGATGGCGGGCCTCACCGAGCCGAGGCAGGCGCTGGACGACATGCGCACCAAGCTCGACAACCTCGCCGCCACCGCGTCGCCGATCTGA
- a CDS encoding carbohydrate ABC transporter permease — protein MTTPSVRPGRAPGQGRSAAAFLAPFLLLYVLFIVGPALYGLLMSFFDTSMVKAGLSTFAGLQNYVDALGSSDFWSSLWHTVWFTILTTPPLVIIALALALLANRVGRGQWFYRLAFFLPYVLPSAVVALIFMWILSPGIGLLDTSLGKIGITPPNWLGDENWAMPALAFTTVWWTIGFNFVLYLAGLQEIPRDLYEAAALDGATPWQQIRHVTIPLLGRTTTLVAVLQVIASLKVFDQMYIMTSGGPNYSTRSLLEYVYDESFTNYRVGYSSAVSMLFFVVVLAVSVVWFRLVRSQQKEV, from the coding sequence ATGACCACACCCTCGGTGCGGCCCGGCCGCGCCCCCGGGCAGGGGCGTTCCGCCGCTGCCTTCCTCGCCCCGTTCCTCCTCCTGTACGTCCTGTTCATCGTCGGGCCGGCCCTCTACGGCCTGCTGATGAGCTTCTTCGACACGTCGATGGTGAAGGCCGGTCTGTCGACCTTCGCCGGTCTGCAGAACTATGTGGACGCGTTGGGCAGCTCGGATTTCTGGTCCTCGCTGTGGCACACGGTGTGGTTCACGATCCTGACCACCCCGCCGCTGGTGATCATCGCGCTGGCGCTGGCCCTGCTCGCGAACCGGGTCGGCCGCGGCCAGTGGTTCTACCGGCTGGCGTTCTTCCTGCCCTACGTGCTGCCGTCCGCGGTCGTCGCGCTGATCTTCATGTGGATCCTGTCGCCCGGCATCGGGCTGCTGGACACCTCGCTGGGCAAGATCGGCATCACCCCGCCGAACTGGCTCGGTGACGAGAACTGGGCGATGCCCGCGCTGGCGTTCACCACGGTCTGGTGGACGATCGGCTTCAACTTCGTGCTCTACCTGGCCGGTCTGCAGGAGATCCCGCGCGACCTGTACGAGGCGGCCGCGCTGGACGGCGCCACCCCGTGGCAGCAGATCCGGCACGTGACGATCCCGCTGCTCGGCCGCACGACCACGCTGGTGGCGGTGCTGCAGGTCATCGCGTCGCTGAAGGTGTTCGACCAGATGTACATCATGACGTCCGGCGGACCGAACTACTCCACCCGCTCGCTGCTCGAATACGTCTACGACGAGAGCTTCACGAACTACCGGGTCGGCTATTCGTCCGCGGTCTCGATGTTGTTCTTCGTCGTCGTGCTCGCGGTGTCGGTGGTCTGGTTCCGGCTCGTCCGCTCGCAGCAGAAGGAGGTCTGA
- a CDS encoding carbohydrate ABC transporter permease yields the protein MATDTLAPPLRARVVTVETVDRRVTIFNRICVGVLIAFALLWLVPILWALDTALKPNAETVNTTWWIENPTFAAFGRVFTDTDMLRWWASTFIASALSTVLTVITASLAAFALSRMRFRYRNLVFWFILAGIMVPSQVLMVPQFREFQSLGLLNTFWAVALPQAPTAIAVFIFKQFFDGLPADLEEAARVDGASFFRIYRQIVLPLSRPAVAAVAIFSFVWAWNSLLWPLLVLTNPDLMTIPVGLATVQGAFGIRYADTMATAVLGAVPLVALFLLFQRNIVEGIAGTGIKG from the coding sequence ATGGCTACCGACACGCTGGCGCCTCCGCTGCGAGCCCGGGTGGTCACCGTGGAGACCGTCGATCGGCGGGTCACGATCTTCAACCGCATCTGCGTCGGGGTGCTGATCGCGTTCGCGCTGCTGTGGCTGGTCCCGATCCTGTGGGCGCTGGACACCGCGCTGAAACCGAACGCCGAGACCGTCAACACCACCTGGTGGATCGAGAACCCGACGTTCGCGGCCTTCGGCCGCGTCTTCACCGACACCGACATGCTGCGGTGGTGGGCGTCGACGTTCATCGCGTCGGCGTTGTCGACGGTGCTGACCGTGATCACCGCGAGCCTGGCCGCGTTCGCGCTGTCGCGGATGCGGTTCCGGTACCGCAACCTGGTGTTCTGGTTCATCCTGGCCGGGATCATGGTGCCGTCGCAGGTGCTGATGGTGCCGCAGTTCCGCGAGTTCCAGTCCCTCGGCCTGCTGAACACGTTCTGGGCCGTCGCGCTGCCGCAGGCGCCCACCGCTATCGCGGTGTTCATCTTCAAGCAGTTCTTCGACGGGTTGCCCGCCGACCTGGAGGAAGCGGCCCGCGTCGACGGGGCGTCGTTCTTCCGGATCTACCGGCAGATCGTGTTGCCGCTGTCCCGGCCGGCCGTCGCGGCGGTCGCGATCTTCTCGTTCGTGTGGGCCTGGAACAGCCTGCTGTGGCCGCTGCTGGTGCTGACCAACCCGGACCTGATGACGATCCCGGTGGGGCTGGCGACCGTGCAGGGCGCGTTCGGCATCCGGTACGCCGACACGATGGCGACCGCGGTGTTGGGCGCGGTGCCGCTGGTCGCGCTGTTCCTGCTGTTCCAGCGCAACATCGTCGAGGGCATCGCCGGGACGGGGATCAAGGGATGA
- a CDS encoding alpha-N-arabinofuranosidase, translating to MIRASLALDPAFTVGDVDPRLFGSFVEHMGRCVYTGIYEPGHPTASDAGFRGDVLDLARELGVPLIRYPGGNFVSGYKWEDGIGPSADRPTRLDLAWRSLETNQVGVDEFVPWASGLGAETMMAVNLGTRGIDAARDLIEYCNIPGGTYWSDLRRKNGALSPYGIRTWCLGNEMDGPWQIGHKTAYEYGRLASETAKAMRLVDPSIELVACGSSNSSMPTFGSWEATVLGEAYDQVDYVSMHAYYEQRGDDRDSFLAASVDMDRFIDAVVATADHVRAVKRRSKRVDISFDEWNVWYLKKFAGEASLSITEAPALIEDVYSVTDAVVVGNMLISLLKHADRVKIGCQAQLVNVIAPIRTTPGGPAWKQSTFHPFALTSRYGRGTVLRVEQRSPLYETKWLGEVPLLDAVAVQGEDGVSIFAVNRSQTEPMVVDVDLRAWPGYRVESHTAIADDDPDAVNTAEDPERVVPKSLKVPDVDGGRVALELPPLSWNLVRLGRSGSASH from the coding sequence ATGATCAGGGCGTCGCTGGCGCTGGACCCGGCGTTCACGGTCGGGGACGTCGATCCGCGGTTGTTCGGGTCGTTCGTCGAGCACATGGGCCGGTGTGTGTACACCGGCATCTACGAGCCGGGTCATCCCACTGCTTCTGATGCGGGCTTTCGGGGAGACGTGCTCGACCTGGCCCGGGAGCTCGGGGTGCCGCTGATCCGGTACCCCGGGGGGAACTTCGTGTCGGGGTACAAGTGGGAGGACGGCATCGGGCCGTCGGCCGACCGGCCGACCCGGCTCGACCTGGCCTGGCGGTCGCTCGAGACCAACCAGGTCGGCGTCGACGAGTTCGTGCCCTGGGCGTCCGGCCTCGGGGCCGAGACGATGATGGCGGTCAACCTGGGCACGCGGGGGATCGACGCGGCCCGGGACCTGATCGAGTACTGCAACATCCCGGGCGGCACGTACTGGTCGGATCTGCGCCGGAAGAACGGTGCTCTGTCTCCCTACGGGATCCGCACGTGGTGTCTCGGGAACGAGATGGACGGGCCCTGGCAGATCGGCCACAAGACCGCGTACGAGTACGGGCGGCTGGCGTCGGAGACCGCGAAGGCGATGCGGCTGGTCGACCCGTCGATCGAGCTGGTCGCGTGCGGGAGCTCGAACTCGTCGATGCCGACGTTCGGGTCCTGGGAGGCGACGGTCCTGGGGGAGGCGTACGACCAGGTCGACTACGTCTCGATGCACGCGTACTACGAGCAGCGCGGCGACGACCGGGACAGCTTCCTCGCGGCCAGCGTCGACATGGACCGCTTCATCGACGCGGTGGTCGCGACCGCCGACCACGTCCGGGCGGTGAAACGGCGCTCGAAGCGCGTCGACATCTCGTTCGACGAGTGGAACGTCTGGTACCTCAAGAAGTTCGCCGGCGAGGCGTCGCTGTCGATCACCGAGGCGCCGGCGCTGATCGAGGACGTCTACTCGGTGACCGATGCCGTCGTCGTCGGGAACATGCTGATCAGCCTGCTCAAGCACGCCGACCGGGTGAAGATCGGGTGCCAGGCCCAGCTGGTGAACGTGATCGCCCCGATCAGGACGACGCCCGGCGGGCCGGCCTGGAAGCAGTCGACGTTCCACCCGTTCGCGCTGACCTCTCGCTACGGGCGGGGGACCGTGCTGCGGGTCGAGCAGCGGTCGCCGCTCTACGAGACGAAGTGGCTGGGGGAGGTGCCCCTGCTCGACGCGGTCGCGGTCCAGGGCGAAGACGGCGTCTCGATCTTCGCGGTGAATCGCTCCCAGACCGAGCCGATGGTGGTGGACGTCGACCTGCGGGCCTGGCCGGGCTACCGGGTCGAGTCCCACACCGCGATCGCCGACGACGACCCGGACGCGGTGAACACGGCCGAGGACCCGGAGAGGGTGGTGCCGAAGTCGCTGAAGGTTCCTGACGTCGACGGCGGCCGCGTGGCGTTGGAGCTCCCGCCGTTGTCGTGGAACCTCGTCCGGCTGGGTCGATCAGGATCGGCGAGCCACTGA